In Musa acuminata AAA Group cultivar baxijiao chromosome BXJ3-9, Cavendish_Baxijiao_AAA, whole genome shotgun sequence, a single genomic region encodes these proteins:
- the LOC103997762 gene encoding uncharacterized protein LOC103997762 produces the protein MELVPYASNRNPNVPWSEMFRAASLRRPPDSLPPSRPSSPPHPRRRQEAPPPPSPEAASVESSHDAARLALYIAMAHAGLALTLLLLYGLYRLLHDFVRPLQWALLCSIPLHELQRALVDFWSPPLHLGLAPAFLAVPAALVRASADTLADLRTAILRRKLRSSRKVGFSRLIRWLVSFWVFIISHEQLGPAATVALFALGLLLASPTATSAVKNASFVRGRSSTRPSERGGGGFFTKRILKHLNTIIAVSLIVWMIIGALAGGIFFSYKIGVEGKDAVISLKSHVQKSNYAERIGFKKWLDDNDIPGLVDQYSANLYDTVWQQIDSLAVEYNLTDFANGFRQFLISRSRNPSGGASTSLMASAQHPYSVKLQSLSIHFKNHDWAEIYKELDSFFRELLITREDLVVTAKGLAFRGMEISKRVLSSSTSVIGGSASLMVSIALKLASGAAEVLNFVSQLTVFLWVLYYLITSESGGVTEQVMDMLPMSKWARVRCVEVINHAISSVFLATAKIAIFQGSLTWLLFRFCSVHFVYTSTLLAFISSLVPILPLWLSTIPAVVQLFMEGKFVWAVVVTVIHLMMMDYGTTVLQEDIPGHNAYLTGLSIIGGMTLFPNALEGAIMGPLIMTVVIALKNLYVEFVLADKEESGRESVVTDKENSSS, from the exons ATGGAGCTCGTCCCCTACGCGTCCAACCGTAACCCGAACGTCCCCTGGTCCGAGATGTTCCGCGCCGCCTCCCTCCGCCGCCCGCCGGACTCGCTTCCCCCCTCCCGCCCATCTTCACCTCCTCATCCCCGTCGTCGCCAGGAGGCACCGCCGCCTCCGTCCCCCGAGGCGGCCTCAGTCGAGTCCTCCCACGACGCCGCCCGCCTCGCTCTCTACATCGCCATGGCGCACGCCGGCCTCGCCCTCACCCTCCTCCTCCTTTACGGCCTCTACCGCCTCCTCCACGACTTCGTCCGACCCCTCCAGTGGGCGCTCCTCTGCTCCATCCCCCTCCACGAGCTCCAGCGCGCCCTCGTCGACTTCTGGTCCCCGCCTCTCCACCTGGGCCTCGCCCCCGCCTTCCTTGCCGTCCCCGCTGCCCTCGTCCGCGCCTCCGCCGACACCCTCGCCGACCTCCGCACCGCCATCCTCCGCCGAAAGCTCCGGTCCTCCCGCAAGGTCGGCTTTTCCCGCCTCATCCGCTGGCTCGTCTCCTTCTGGGTCTTCATCATCTCTCACGAGCAGCTCGGCCCCGCTGCCACCGTCGCACTATTCGCCCTCGGTCTCCTCCTGGCCAGCCCCACCGCGACCTCCGCCGTAAAAAATGCCAGCTTCGTTCGCGGTCGGTCCTCCACACGCCCCTCCGAGCGGGGCGGTGGCGGATTCTTCACCAAACGCATCCTCAAGCACCTGAATACCATAATCGCCGTCAGCTTAATCGTCTGGATGATTATCGGGGCCTTGGCCGGAGGCATCTTCTTCTCCTACAAGATCGGAGTGGAAGGGAAGGATGCGGTGATATCGCTGAAATCCCACGTCCAGAAGAGCAATTACGCCGAGAGGATCGGATTCAAGAAGTGGTTGGACGACAACGATATCCCCGGCCTGGTGGATCAATACTCGGCCAACCTCTACGATACTGTCTGGCAGCAGATCGATAGCTTGGCGGTCGAATACAATCTTACAGATTTTGCCAATGGTTTCCGGCAATTCTTGATCAGTCGATCCAGGAACCCCTCGGGAGGCGCTTCCACCTCTTTGATGGCCTCGGCTCAGCATCCTTACAGCGTAAAGCTCCAATCTTTGAGCATCCACTTCAAGAATCACGATTGGGCAGAGATCTACAAGGAATTGGACTCGTTCTTCAGGGAATTGCTGATCACCAGAGAGGATCTGGTGGTGACAGCGAAAGGGCTTGCTTTCCGAGGGATGGAAATCTCAAAGCGGGTTCTTTCAAGTAGTACTTCGGTCATCGGTGGCAGTGCTAGTTTAATGGTATCCATTGCCTTGAAGTTGGCCTCGGGTGCAGCCGAAGTATTGAATTTTGTTTCCCAGTTGACGGTTTTCCTGTGGGTGTTGTATTATCTCATCACCTCGGAGTCAGGCGGGGTGACAGAGCAGGTCATGGATATGCTGCCCATGTCAAAATGGGCAAGAGTACGTTGTGTCGAGGTTATCAACCATGCCATCAGCAGTGTGTTCTTGGCCACAGCGAAGATTGCAATCTTCCAAGGTTCTCTAACATGGCTGCTATTCAGGTTCTGCTCCGTTCATTTCGTGTATACCTCGACTCTCCTTGCTTTTATTAGCTCGTTGGTGCCTATACTCCCACTTTGGCTGTCAACGATCCCTGCTGTGGTTCAGTTGTTCATGGAAGGCAAATTTGTATGGGCGGTTGTGGTCACGGTGATTCACCTTATGATGATGGATTATGGTACTACGGTGCTTCAGGAGGATATACCTGGGCATAATGCATATCTAACTGGCCTTAGCATCATTGGTGGCATGACATTGTTCCCTAATGCTTTGGAG GGAGCCATAATGGGTCCGCTAATTATGACGGTTGTCATTGCTTTGAAGAACTTGTATGTGGAGTTTGTTCTTGCTGATAAAGAGGAAAGTGGCAGAGAATCTGTGGTTACTGATAAAGAGAATAGCAGCAGCTAG